The sequence GACGAGCCCTATGAGTGCCGAGGCCGACTTCTATCCACACACTCTCGACGGAGGTATACGACCGTCGCTCACGGGCCGTCGATTCGCTCACACCGATTGTCCGAGACCGCGACGGCTCACCGATCAGCCTTCGGTTGCATTCGATCGGAGTAATCCCAGCTAAAGACGGTACGGGGCTCGATTCGGATGCAAATCTCGTCGCGATCGTCGGCGAGCAGCCGCTCAGCGAGGGGTGAATCCGTCCCCCCGAGATACCGCTCGAGGAGGGCTCGGAGGACCATCTTCCCGTCGTCGGGTGACATGGACGCGGAGCCGTGACCCCGTACGCCCCGGTATGGAATCTCGTTCGTCGATACGTCGAAGGCAACCTCGGGGTCGGTCCGGAGGTACGTCAACAGCGCTGCGTCAGCCGAGGTGGCGCACTCGAGCAACCCGTCGCAGTATCGGTACCACAGGGTTACCACCCAGGGTGTTCCGTCTGGCCGGCGCACCCCGAGTCGAATCGGGATCGTCGCGTCCTCGAAGAATCCAGCCACCTCGTCGTCCGTCCAGGCGCCGCGGAACTCGACCATACCCTACTGCACGCTGTGAAGACTCAAAATTCCCCTGCCGCGGGCCAGCTGGCCCGACTGGGGGTCCAGGTGGGCCCAATCGCCGATCCTTCCCTGTTCGCCTCGACGCGTGATCCGTCCTGTGGGACTCACGTTACGATACCGCTAGCCGCGACCGACGCCCCTCGAGAGAACGAAACCGAAACCCGACGACGAGACCGTCCTCGACGAGTTCGCCGTGGAATCGTAGCTGGTACCTGCGAATCCAATCCCCAGTGCAGTGCTACCGAGAACGATTTCAGAGGGGCCGGCAGGCCGTCCACTCAGCCCGCCGAATTACCGACGCCGAGAAACTCGAACGGCTCCGTTTCGACGAGGTCGTCGGCGACGTCACCGGCGAAGACGTTCGACTGATTCTCGCCGAGTGCCAGCGATCGAACGCCGGCATCGGCGTCGAAGTCGACTCCCTCGAGGTCCAGCCAGAAGATGGTCGGCGAGAGTGCCGACTCGAAGTAGTAGCGTCGGTTCCGGTGGTCGGCGACGGTGCGCCAGCGCGTCGAGGAGATGTGTGGTTCGTCCGGCGTACTGATCCCGTAGGGGACGGAAACGTTGCGGATCGCACCGAAGACGCTCGCCGTCGCGATTCGGCGGTCGTCGGTCCGGGGAATCGCGTCGACGTAGAAACTCGCGCGGACGAACCGGTCGGCCGGCCGATTCGTTCCCGGTAACATGACGGTGCCGCCGATCTCCGACCAGTAGGCCTCGAGGGCGCGTTGCTGGTCGAACGGCGGGGAGTTGGTCATCACCTGATAGTCGCGGTCGTGGTGGATCGTTAACTCGCCGTCGACGTATTCGAGGATGGCGCTGTCACCCGTGGCGTCCGAGATGGACAGGTGTAAGGTGGCGAGTCGGCCTTCGTCGGGGATCTCGTCGGAGACGACGACGAACTCCTCGGTTCGGTGGTGATCGACTGCCTCGGCGACGGTCGCGAAGTTGTCGAGGACGTACTGGGCCCACAGCGAGATCGACAGCCCGGGCGTGTCGCCGTTCCACTCGGGATACTCGGATTCGGTGAGCCACAGGACGTTCGCGACCAGCCCTTCTTCGTTCATCCCGTCGGTCGTCGCGATGTCGTACGCAGAGGCGACGACGCTGCCGTATTCGGCCGTCCACTCGAGCGAGGCTGGCCCGACTTCACCCGTTCGTTCCATCCCGCGCGGGAATACCCAGACGTTGGTTCCGATCTCGCCGTGCCAGTCCATCGACCGGCCGGTGAGCACGATCTCTTCGGGTCCGAGATACACCAGTCGCGTACACATCTACGATCCCTCACTGACGTCCCGCTGATCGGTCGTCCACGAACAGAACATGATCCCGTCGTACCTCGAGCAGGATGATAAGTTGCGTTCGGCCAGCCCTGATACGTCGTGACCGGCGTACTGTCTCTCCACCGGGAACGAAATCGCGTGTGACTCCCCGGAGGCCTGTCCCTCGCCGTCAGTGACGTCCGTTCACTCGCCGTCGACGATGTCTGCAGGGCTGAGTTCCCTCGCCTCCGCGACGTACTCGTCGATCAGGTCTTCGGCCCACATGCGGACGTCGGGATCGTCGGTGTCGATCGAACCACGGAGGATTCCCTCATCGTCCCGGAGCAGCACGTAGACGACGTCGTCGACCGTCATCACCGCGACCGGGACCGCCTCGACGACGGAGACGGCCGCCGACTCGTGGCCGAGCAGCTGCTCGAGTCGTCCCCGTAGCTCGTCATCCCTGCGGAGCGCGTCGATCGCTTCGTAGGTGAAGACGCCGGTGAACGTCTGTTCGCCAGCCGCGGTCTGGGTCTCGACCACGTCGAGCGTCTGTTCGTTGAACGCGTGGGAGACCGTTCGCACGGTCTCGGCGTCCGGGAGAAACTCGAGCAGCCGGTTCAACGGCGCACCCGGGCGCGTTCGCGAGGGTGTCGTGATCGTCGCGTCCGCGAGATGGCGCGGATCGAGATCGGCGGCCGGTCCGTCCGTCGGGAGGTACTCGACGACGTCCCGGAGGCGACGCTCGGTCTCGAGTGCAGCGAGGAGGTCCGAAACGGCGGCTGCGACGAGTCGGCCGGTCACGGTCGCTTCGTACTGGCTGCCGTCGCGCGTGATCCACGATCGGTCCGCGAAGTCACCGAGGATCCGACCGAGCGTTGCCTGCGAAACACCTGTCTCGTCGGCGAGTTCCGAGCGCGTTGACGGCCCTGCAGCGCATAGTCGGAGCACCTCGACGCGGTTCGGCGATCGCGCGAGGAACTCGATCTCCTCGAGCGCAGCGTCCATACCGACTCCTGCGCTCGAGGGAACAAAAGACTTTCGTGCTATGAAAAATTTTCACACCGTGAAAACCCGCGCCGACTCGAGTGCGTTTCGACCAGATCGTTCGGCGGATGGGATGAAATAGTTTCGGATTGGTGCTATATGTTCTCCAGTGGTATCTGGATGTACAATGATTTCCGCCGATCGATTCGATTTTGTTCACGTCGGTGCGGTCCCGGTCGGCGAACCCGAGGTGGTCGCCTGATGGACCGTCGCACCGCCGCACTGTTCGCACTCTCGAGTGTCTTCTTCGGGGGGACCTTCGTCGCCGCGAAAGCCGGGCTCGAG is a genomic window of Natrarchaeobaculum aegyptiacum containing:
- a CDS encoding helix-turn-helix transcriptional regulator, translated to MDAALEEIEFLARSPNRVEVLRLCAAGPSTRSELADETGVSQATLGRILGDFADRSWITRDGSQYEATVTGRLVAAAVSDLLAALETERRLRDVVEYLPTDGPAADLDPRHLADATITTPSRTRPGAPLNRLLEFLPDAETVRTVSHAFNEQTLDVVETQTAAGEQTFTGVFTYEAIDALRRDDELRGRLEQLLGHESAAVSVVEAVPVAVMTVDDVVYVLLRDDEGILRGSIDTDDPDVRMWAEDLIDEYVAEARELSPADIVDGE
- a CDS encoding pyridoxamine 5'-phosphate oxidase family protein; amino-acid sequence: MVEFRGAWTDDEVAGFFEDATIPIRLGVRRPDGTPWVVTLWYRYCDGLLECATSADAALLTYLRTDPEVAFDVSTNEIPYRGVRGHGSASMSPDDGKMVLRALLERYLGGTDSPLAERLLADDRDEICIRIEPRTVFSWDYSDRMQPKADR
- a CDS encoding linear amide C-N hydrolase, which codes for MCTRLVYLGPEEIVLTGRSMDWHGEIGTNVWVFPRGMERTGEVGPASLEWTAEYGSVVASAYDIATTDGMNEEGLVANVLWLTESEYPEWNGDTPGLSISLWAQYVLDNFATVAEAVDHHRTEEFVVVSDEIPDEGRLATLHLSISDATGDSAILEYVDGELTIHHDRDYQVMTNSPPFDQQRALEAYWSEIGGTVMLPGTNRPADRFVRASFYVDAIPRTDDRRIATASVFGAIRNVSVPYGISTPDEPHISSTRWRTVADHRNRRYYFESALSPTIFWLDLEGVDFDADAGVRSLALGENQSNVFAGDVADDLVETEPFEFLGVGNSAG